CATCGTTTGACCCCTAAAATTTAGCGTTTGCATTCTTTAAGGTTTATATATCTATAATTTATGATTATAAATAGAATAAATATAAATCGGTGATTTAGTTTATAAAAGTAAATTAGAGAAAACTTTATGTAGGTAAATGATGTTCAGATTTATAAGCATAAACGTGAATATCATGATTTGGTTGTATAAATGTATAAATATACATTGATGATTTTAAACTTGGAAGTATGTGAACCCCAGTGAGTTATATATTTTAGTTATTTCAAGTTTCAATCTGTTTTCTCAAAAATAGACATATCAAAGTGCATACGCCCCTAAAATACCTACTTTTTGGCTAAAATAGGCTTTGGAAATCAGCGATTTACTTCTTTTGCATCAAGAAAAGCTTTGTAACTAATTTAGAATAGTAAAATCAGATATATAAATCCGAATCAGAAAACTTACATTTATAAATGGTAGTTTATAAATTTGAAAACATAAACGTAAAGTTTAAAAAACTAAATTTTTGCAGAAAAGTTTGGTATAACCAAATTTTTGCTTTACCTTTGTAAAATCTTAGAAAAATGGGGCAAAAAACGCCCTGTTCGGAAATAAAACATCGATTGAAACATCGTATAAACTGAAAATTTTGAGTGGCATGAAAGATAGAATTAGACAGATTATGGAGGACCAGAAACTCAACCAGCAGAGTTTCGCTCAGCTCATCGGAAAGTCGACAGCAACCCTGAGCAACATCTTCAACGACCGTACCAAACCTACGCTCGACATCGTGGATGCAATCAAGAAAAAGTTCCCTCAGGTGAACACCGAGTGGTTGCTTTTCGGTACTCCTCCTATGTATATTAATAAGGTGGAAGGCGGTGTCGCGGCATCATCATCCGGGGCTTCTGCGGGGGCTGGCGGCATGGGCACCGAGGATTCGCTGGATATGTATGGAGGTGCTTCTGCATCAGCGGGTATGGGTGCTCAGGGCGGCATGCCGGGGGCAGGCGGCGTGGCAGGCGGCACCATGGAACCTTCGCTCGATTTCGGGGCAGACGGACAGGATTCCTCTCCTGCTTCTCCCTCGCTCTTCGACCAGCCTCAGATGCACGGTGTAAAAAGGACACCTAAAAATATCGCCAATGCAGCGGTTAAAATAGTGGACAAACCGCAGCGCAGGATAACGGAAATCCGCATCTTCTACGACGACCAGACCTGGGAGACCTTTGTGCCGAAGAAGTAAGGCGGGGCAAAAAACTTCCTCTCGGATTTGTGAAATTCGATTTTTTGCAGTACCTTTGCACCTAATATATAATAAGGTTGCAATAACATGAGTAAATAATTGAAGTTTCGCAAGTGGTTCAAGTACGGGCTGAAGGCCCAAAAGCTCCTAGCCCAGGGAGGGCACTGAAAAAGTCCCTTCATTGGTTATGTTAGTTTAACATTCGATCTTTGAAATAGTGTACCCAAAAGTTGCATATGTGCAATATTTTTTGTATCTTTGTAGGAAAATACAAGGATTATGCTAGAGCAACAACAGACCATATCATTCAGTGATTATTCAAGTTTGTATGACTTGATTATCCCAAAAGACAACCTGCTCCGCCAGATTACTGACCTGGTGGACTTTAGTTTCGTATACCAGGAATTGCAGGACAAGTATTGTCATGACAATGGTCGTACAGCAGAGAGTCCTATCCGTATGTTTAAGTATCTTCTTTTAAAGGTAATCTATAACATATCGGATGTTGATGTTGTTGAACGTACTCGCTATGATATGTCGTTTAAGTACTTCTTGGGATTAACTCCTGAGGAGACTAATCTGATTAATCCTAGTTCCTTGACCAAATTCCGTCGACTTCGCCTGAAGGATATGGACCTGTTGGATCTTCTCATCAAGAAGACTGTTTCTATTGCTATAGAAGCTGGTGTCCTCAAGTCTAGAACCATCATTGTTGATGCAACCCATACGCATTCTCGTTCCAACCCTATCAGTGCAGCAAAGAGTTTGGAGTATTATTGCAAGGACGTAATCAAGGTCGTTGATTCTGTAGATGACAGCATGGAATTGCCTGAGCTTCCAAAAGAAAAGAAGTATTCTTCTATCATGACTGCTGCCAAAACAATAGTTGCAACAGTAGAAGCTGACGCTGCAACTGCCAATATGCCTGCAGTCAAGGAACGTCTTAACATGCTGAAAGAAACCATTTCCGATGCAGAGACCCGAGGCGTAATATCAAAAGATGAAGATGCCCGTACAGGACATAAAACAGCGCATTCTTCATTCTTTGGCTATAAGACGCATATAGCTATGAGCGATGAGAGAATTATCACCGCAGCTACCGTCACCTCCGGCGAGAAGGGTGATGGACAGCAATTGCCGGAATTGATAAAAAAGACAGAGGAAGCAGGAATGGAAGTTGATTCCATAGTAGCAGATAAGGCATATTCCAGCAAGGAGAATCTCAAAATGGCAAAGGAAAACAATATGCGCCTCTCTGCTCGTTTAAGCTCTGTAATTGACGGTAATCGAACAAACAAACTCCCTTTTGAATACAACAAGGATGCAGATCTGTACGTCTGCCCAGCAGGGCATCTGGCGAAATGGAAAGAGATGAATAATCGCAAAAATGACAAGCGTCACAGAAACTCCAGCATTACCTATTATTTTGATGTGGACAAATGCAAGGTCTGTCCATTGCGTGAAGGTTGCTACAAGGAAGGAGCCAAGACAAAAACATATGCGGTTACCATCAAATCGGATGAACAGTTGGAGCAAATCGAATATCAAAAAACAGAAGAGTTTATAAATCTTCAGAGGAAACGATACAAGATAGAAGCCAAGAACTCCGAACTTAAGAATGTCTTAGGATATGACAGAGCCCTGTCATACGGTTTGTCGTGCATGGAAATGCAGGGTGCTTTGACTATTTTCGCTGCAAATGTGAAAAGAATCATCAAATTGATGCAAAATGCATAAGGGGGGAAGTAGATTCCTCTATATATTGCCGAATTAAGCGCCAGAAAGGCTATAGAAAGCTATTTGGGGCTATATTCCTGTCCAAAAAAGTATTCCACTTTTAAAAGATGAAATGCTTCTTGGACAAGAATTAAAGTTCAAAAACAAGCTATGCAACTTAAAATTGGGTACCTTTTTCAGTGCCCTCCCAGGGCATCGCCCTGGGTATAATAGCAATCAACAAGGCGCCCTGTAAGGGCAAAAGCTTTGTAAATTGCCTGATTCTTTTGAAGCTTTTGCCCTTACAGGGCGACAAACTTGCGTCCATGATTACCCAGGGCGCTGCCCTGGGCTAGGAGCTTCTGCCCTTTCAGGGCGTGTGGAGCTCACTTGCGAAACTTGAGTAAATAACATTATAATAATAATAATATCGAAAAGATGAAAAAGTATGTTCTCGACCTCAAGGTGGTTTCTGTGGAAAGCCTTAGCGACAAGCATGTGTTGATTAAGCTTACCGACGAGAAACCTTTGCCAGAAATGAAGCCTGGCCAGTTTGTGGAAGTAAGAGTAGATCATTCGGCTACGACAATGCTTCGCCGACCTATCTCTATCAACTTCGTAGACCGCGAGAAGAACCAGCTCTGGCTGCTCGTTGCCATGGTGGGCGACGGCACAAAGCAGCTCGGAAAACTGCAGGCGGGCGATACGCTCAACTGTATGCTGCCATTGGGCAACGGCTTCACGATGCCTACCCGGAAGGAGCAGAAATACCTGCTTGTGGGTGGTGGCGTAGGCGTGGCTCCGCTCCTCTATTTTGGTAAGATGATTAAGGATTTCGGTGCTGAAGTCACCTTCCTGCTGGGTGCCCGAAAGGATACCGACCTGCTGGAGCTCGACGAGTTTGCCAAGATAGGCAAGGTATGCATCACCACCGAGGATGGCTCTGCCGGCGAGGTGGGTTTCGTAACCAACCACTCTGTGCTGGAGAACGAGCAGTTTGATATGATTTCCACCTGCGGTCCTAAGCCGATGATGGTGAGCGTGGCGCGCTTTGCCAAGAAGGCTGGCGTGGAGTGCGAGGTATCGCTGGAGAACAAGATGGCGTGTGGCGTGGGTGCCTGCCTCTGCTGCGTGGAGAAGACCACCGAGGGACACAAGTGCGTTTGCACCGATGGCCCTGTCATCAACATCAAGCAGCTCACCTGGGATATCTAATCCGAGCATTTATGCTCTAAAAATGTAATAGAATATTATTTGAGTTAGAAAGATTATGGCTGATTTAAGTGTAAATATAAAGGATTTGAAACTGAAGAACCCTGTGATGACAGCATCGGGTACTTTCGGCTACGGATTGGAGTTTGCGGATTTCGTTCCTCTGGAGGAAATAGGAGGCATCATCGTGAAGGGTACAACCCTGGAACCACGCGAGGGAAATGACTATCCTAGAATGGCTGAAACGCCTCAGGGTATGCTCAACTGCGTGGGTCTTCAGAACAAGGGCGTGGAGTACTTCTGCGAGCACATCTATCCTCAGATTAAGGACATCGATACCAACATGATTGTAAACGTGAGCGGACATTCGCCTGAGAGCTATGCCGAGTGTGCGGCGCGCATAAACGAGCTGGAGAAGATTCCTGCCATCGAGCTGAACATCTCTTGTCCTAACGTAAAGGATGGCGGTATGGCCTTCGGCGTTACCTGCGAGGGTGCGGCAAGCGTAGTGAAGGCTGTGCGCAAGGTGTACGACAAGACGCTTATCGTGAAGCTTTCGCCTAACGTTACCAGCATTGCCGACATAGCCCGTGCCGTAGAGGCAGAGGGTGCCGATTCCGTTTCGCTCATCAATACGCTGATGGGTATGGCGGTGGATATAGAGAAGCGCCAGCCGCTGCTGAGCATCCGCACGGGTGGCTTGAGCGGTCCTTGTGTGAAGCCTGTAGCCCTGCGCATGGTGTATGATGTGGCTCATGCCGTCAACATCCCAGTGGTGGGCTTGGGCGGTATCTCGAACGCCAAGGATGCCATCGAGTTCCTGATGTGTGGTGCCACAGCTATCGAAATCGGTACTGCCAACTTCCTGGATCCTGCCGTAACCAAGAAGGTGAAGGACGGCATGAACGAGTGGCTGGATGCCCACGGCTGCAAATCGGTGACGGAAATCATCGGAGCCATCAAGTAAATCCACATTATTATATATAAGTAATAAGACATATATATCAATATAAATAGGATAGAAGTTATGGATTTGAATGAAATGAATCCCGTTCTTCTGGTGGCTACCCTCACGCAGCAGGTGGTGGAGCTGGAGAAGAAGCTGGAGGCCGACGGCGAGAATGCCGAAATCAAGGCTGCTCTGAGCGAACATCTGCTAAAGCGGGGAAACCTGCTGATGCAGATGGGCGACAAGGATGGAGCCCAGAAGGATATGCAGCGATACCTGCAGCTGAACCCCGAGAAAATAGGGGAACTCAGCGGCGAGTTTAAGGCTGAAGGAAGAGAGCACTGCCGATAATTGCAGAAGGAATGCTGATAAAATTCTGCCGATTTTTGGGATTTTCTATTAAAAATTTGCTGAAAAACTGCTGAAAAGCATAAAATATAAGGAAATTCAAGAAAAAAGTGACAAATTGTTTGGCGGTATCAAAGAAAAGTATTACTTTTGCAAACGAGTAGAGACTTCTAGGGGTCGAAACTCGAAGCAATGAGTGAATAACAAATTAAACAAATAAGAATTATGAAGAAGTTGAACGCTTACTTTTTTAGCTATTACTTTTACTTTGCAAGCAATTGTAAAGCGGGAAGTTGCGTGTAAATTTCAACTTAGGATATTAGATTCTTT
The Segatella copri DNA segment above includes these coding regions:
- a CDS encoding helix-turn-helix domain-containing protein, coding for MKDRIRQIMEDQKLNQQSFAQLIGKSTATLSNIFNDRTKPTLDIVDAIKKKFPQVNTEWLLFGTPPMYINKVEGGVAASSSGASAGAGGMGTEDSLDMYGGASASAGMGAQGGMPGAGGVAGGTMEPSLDFGADGQDSSPASPSLFDQPQMHGVKRTPKNIANAAVKIVDKPQRRITEIRIFYDDQTWETFVPKK
- a CDS encoding IS1182 family transposase; the protein is MLEQQQTISFSDYSSLYDLIIPKDNLLRQITDLVDFSFVYQELQDKYCHDNGRTAESPIRMFKYLLLKVIYNISDVDVVERTRYDMSFKYFLGLTPEETNLINPSSLTKFRRLRLKDMDLLDLLIKKTVSIAIEAGVLKSRTIIVDATHTHSRSNPISAAKSLEYYCKDVIKVVDSVDDSMELPELPKEKKYSSIMTAAKTIVATVEADAATANMPAVKERLNMLKETISDAETRGVISKDEDARTGHKTAHSSFFGYKTHIAMSDERIITAATVTSGEKGDGQQLPELIKKTEEAGMEVDSIVADKAYSSKENLKMAKENNMRLSARLSSVIDGNRTNKLPFEYNKDADLYVCPAGHLAKWKEMNNRKNDKRHRNSSITYYFDVDKCKVCPLREGCYKEGAKTKTYAVTIKSDEQLEQIEYQKTEEFINLQRKRYKIEAKNSELKNVLGYDRALSYGLSCMEMQGALTIFAANVKRIIKLMQNA
- a CDS encoding dihydroorotate dehydrogenase electron transfer subunit, which encodes MKKYVLDLKVVSVESLSDKHVLIKLTDEKPLPEMKPGQFVEVRVDHSATTMLRRPISINFVDREKNQLWLLVAMVGDGTKQLGKLQAGDTLNCMLPLGNGFTMPTRKEQKYLLVGGGVGVAPLLYFGKMIKDFGAEVTFLLGARKDTDLLELDEFAKIGKVCITTEDGSAGEVGFVTNHSVLENEQFDMISTCGPKPMMVSVARFAKKAGVECEVSLENKMACGVGACLCCVEKTTEGHKCVCTDGPVINIKQLTWDI
- a CDS encoding dihydroorotate dehydrogenase, with product MADLSVNIKDLKLKNPVMTASGTFGYGLEFADFVPLEEIGGIIVKGTTLEPREGNDYPRMAETPQGMLNCVGLQNKGVEYFCEHIYPQIKDIDTNMIVNVSGHSPESYAECAARINELEKIPAIELNISCPNVKDGGMAFGVTCEGAASVVKAVRKVYDKTLIVKLSPNVTSIADIARAVEAEGADSVSLINTLMGMAVDIEKRQPLLSIRTGGLSGPCVKPVALRMVYDVAHAVNIPVVGLGGISNAKDAIEFLMCGATAIEIGTANFLDPAVTKKVKDGMNEWLDAHGCKSVTEIIGAIK